DNA sequence from the Methanolobus psychrophilus R15 genome:
AATCCACATCCTGTGCAAGCCTCACCCCGTTAGTAGCAATCTGTAAATGCTGAAAATCAAGGTCCTTGGCCATCCCAATGATCTCAGGCAGGTCATCACGCACGGTCGGTTCACCTCCAGAGAACTGGACTGCATAGCAAGGCACTGGTTTTTCATTTTTTAACATAATAAGCATCTTTTTAATCTGCTCGATATCCGGTTCATATATCAAACCGCTTTTCCTCGCATTGGCAAAACACACAGGACAATTAAGGTTACACCGGTTAGTTACATCTATGTTTGCCAGGATGGTGCTTGTTTCGTGATTGTGACATAAACCACAATCAAGAAAATAATCGGTGCCCATTACCAATGGATTTGAGACACCTTTACCTAACACATGATAAGCTTCGAACTTCTCATAAAGTTCAGCATCTGACCAGTACATATCCTTGAAAATACCATGTGAAGGGCACTTTTTCTCTATGAAGACCTTGCCATTCTCTGTGAATACCATGGCCTCAATTTTAGTCAGGCATTCAGGACAGATGGACAATGTGCATTTAATAAGCCTCATATATTCTTTTTTTACACAGTTCCCTTCGGTAATACTCCTCAATTCAGAGGATTTCAAGCCATCATTTATTTCCATTCCATAAACCATTTTAAATCCCTCACGGAATAATGATACAAATGCTATCATTATCTTTTTATATCAACAGGGCTGGAGGTATCCCATTCGGCTTCTATGAAATGCCTGAAAATATGTACCTGCTCTTTACCGTTATACCAGGTAGCTGTAAGATTAAGGGGTATGCCATCATCCTTGACACTAAGGACAAGTATCTCCCTGTCATCGACAACGAGTATCCCGCCTTTCAAAGGATGGGAACTCTCTGTATCGTATGCCCTTGCTTCAATGCCGGGGAACTGTTTTGAAATATCTGCTATCCAGCTTTTATTTCTCCCGGTTAGTTTTACCTTCACACCCTCATTGATCTTTTTCTGGACGGTATCCTTTAGACTTTCCATGATTGGATACACTTTAATGACCCTGTTAAGAGGTTGATACGAGGAAGCAAATATGACCTCTTTCCTGGCGGATTCCAGCATCTGGACTATCTTGTCGTTGACGTTCTTCACGCCATTGATGTTCCATACTGCATCCTCTTCTGTATTTCCAGCCACTGCACGATAGATGTCCTCAAGCTGTTCCTGGGAATAACGGATCGCCTTTTCATAGTCTTCCTTCAGTATGTCAATAACCCTGTCAGGTGGTATTGATTTATACCGCATGGGCTTGGTGTTCTGGGTTTCGATTATTCCCCTGTCCTTAAGCTTGGTGATCACACCGTACACAGCAGAGCGCGGGATGCCTGAAAGCGCATGTATGTCCGCTGCAGTTCCGCTTCCATACTGTGTGAGGGCGATAAGCGCCTTTGCCTCGTAGGAAGTAAGGCCAAGTTGCTGGAGTGACTCTATCAATTCGTTCATTTTCATGCTTACGTGTCGCCAATTTATTTATCGTTCTCTTTTTATTTTGCCATGCTCATTGCGTTCTCAACATTCTTGTCCCTTTCAATGATCAGGTCAAAGTTGTCAATGGCTTTCAGTGTCTCCGCGCCCATCACGTTGTCCGGCTCCACAAGAGCGACTATTACCTCGCTGCCGAAGTTCTGCTTGAACAGATTATTGTAGTCCAGATATATCTTCGAATTCTTCTTGGCAAATGTGTCAGTCCTACTCTTGTGTTCTATCATGCCTGCACCGTAGAGTGACACGAACATCATGGCAATGGCTAGGAAAATAATACGCTTGGGGCTTTTCCCAATCATTCCCCCTATTTTTTCATAGAATATTCTTGCAGACATAGTATGTTAGTACTGATATACTAACACTATATATAATTAATCATAACAACAAAGCGTATATGTTAAAAAAAACAAATATATCAAGACCAGGAGTCCTGAAAGATCAATCTGGTGAAAAGAAACTACATATCCATTGCCAGTATCACTGCAAAATCAGAGCATAATAGAAAGTTATGAGGCAACATTTTTAATATAATCGTTTGCCTTTCTAAGGTTAAATACGGACTTATGACTATATTATTCCATATATGAGGAACTTGCGATGATCACTAAAGAGAAGGTTGAACATATAGGCTGGCTCGCGCGTATCGAGATAGGTGAGAAGGAATCGGATGCGTATGCAGAGAAACTTAACTCTGTTCTGGATTATTTCGGGCAGCTTGATGAGGTTGATACTGATGGCGTGGAGCCCACCTATCACGTAATGGATGTCGTGAATGTCTTCAGGAAAGACGAAGTGCGGGAGTCCCTGCCGCAGGAAGAAGTGCTTGTGAACACCGAGCACAGACAGGAAGGCAACTTCAAAGCCCCGAGGATCATGTGAGGTATGCATATGGCAGCGTGGACAGACATTTCAGGCATTAAGCAACGCATTGAAGCAAGTTCTGCGGAAGAGATTACCGCCTCATACCTTGAGACCATCGGAAAAAGCAGGATCAACGGCTTTACAACGGTCTGGGACAAGGCGCTGGAAGTTGCCCGGGGAATAGATAAGGATGGGAACAGCGGACCTATGGCAGGAGTTCCTATCGCCATCAAGGAGAATATCTCCACCACAGGGCTTTCAACAACCTGTTCCTCTAAGATATTGCAGGGCTACGTGCCACCTTACGATGCACACGTCATCGAGAAGCTCAAGGCGGCAGGCGCTGTTATCCTTGGGAAGACCAATATGGACGAGTTTGCCATGGGGACATCCACCGAATCCAGCTGCTACGGGCCCACACTCAACCCATGGGATACCGGCAGGGTTCCCGGAGGCTCATCTGGCGGCAGCGCAGCAGTTGTCGCAGCAGGTGAGGCACCCCTATCCCTCGGCTCAGATACCGGCGGATCGGTAAGATGCCCCGCGGCCTTTTGTGGTGTGGTAGGACTGAAGCCTACATACGGTGCTGTTTCGAGGTACGGGCTTATCTCCTATGCCAACTCCCTGGAGCAGATAGGGCCTATGGCAACTACTGTTGCCGATATCGCGATACTTATGGATGTTATCGGCGGTTACGACCACCGGGACAGCACGTCCATCAAAAAAGAGAACACATATGTTGATTCTCTGAAGGACGATGTGAAAGGTCTTAAGATAGGTGTGCCCGAAGAATATTTTGGTGAAGGCATCGACGAAGGTGTCAAAAAGGCTGTGTGGGATGCTATAGGGAAGTATGAGGATATGGGAGCTTCCTGGAAAAAGGTGTCAATGCCGCACACTAAATACGCCCTGGCATCATATTATATCATAGCTATGAGCGAGGCATCATCCAACCTTGCCCGTTTTGACGGCACAAGGTACGGTTTAAGGGTTGAAGGAGAGACCTGGCATATAATGGCCTCAAAGACCCGTGCGCAGGGATTTGGTGAAGAGGTCAAGCGCCGGATATTGCTTGGCACATATGCCCTGTCTGCCGGATATCACGACAAGTACTATCTCAAGGCACTCAAGGTAAGGACCCTTGTTAAACAGGACTTTGACAGAGCGCTTACAGATGTTGACGTGCTTATGGCACCCACCATGCCGACACCGGCCTTTAAGATAGGCGAGAAGATAGATGATCCGCTCTCACTGTATCTGGCGGACGTGAATACCGTACCTGTCAACCTTGCAGGTGTACCTTCAATATCTGTTCCCTGCGGATTTGCAGACGGTTTGCCGGTGGGATTACAGATAATAGGAAAGCCTTTTGATGAGAATACCATACTTCAAGCTGCCTACAGCTTTGAGCAGAACACTGACCATCACACAAAGAGACCAGGCGAGGTGGCATAAATGGTATACGATAACCCTGATGGTGTCAGGATCGGACTGGAAGTACACGTCCAGCTGAACAAGCTTAACACAAAACTATTCTGCGGCTGCTCCACGGACTACCATGATGACGAGCCCAACACCCATGTATGCCCCGTATGCCTGGGACTCCCGGGATCACTGCCGGTGATCAATGAAAAGGCGGTTGAGTTCGCCATGAAGATAGGGCTTGCCCTGAACTGTGAGATTGTAGGGCAGACCCAATTCCACAGGAAGAATTACTATTATCCGGACCTGCCAAAAGGATTCCAGACAACCCAATACGATTATCCTATCGCCAGCAGGGGAAAGGTCATAATCGAAGGTGAGGACGGGGAACGCGTGATAGGGGTCACCCGTGCCCATATGGAGGAAGACCCCGGCAGGCTGCAGCATATAGGTTCCATCGAGAAATCCAAGGGCACGTTCATCAACTACAACCGCTCGGGCATGACGCTTATCGAGATTGTCAGCGACCCGGACATGAGAAGCCCGAAAGAGGCAAGACGCTATCTGGACAAGCTCAGAAGTATACTGGACTATCTGGATGTATTCAACGGCGACCTTGAAGGCGCCATGAGAGTGGATGCCAACGTTTCAGTCTTTGGAGGCAATCGTGTGGAAGTTAAGAACATTTCATCCTTCAAGGGTGCCGAGAGAGCCCTGCTTTATGAGATAATGAGGCAGAAGAACCACGTTCGCCGCGGCGGGAAGATCGTCCTGGAAACCAGGCATTTCGACGAAGCCAGGGGCGTTACCATTTCCATGCGTACCAAGGAAGAGGAACACGACTACCGCTACTTCCCGGAGCCCGACCTCGTACCGATGAGGGTTGCGGACAAAGTCCCCGATATCCTGAAGACACTCCCCGAACTGCCTGATGCAAAGCGTGAGCGCTTCAACAGCCAGTACGGGATAGCCGACATGCATGCCAGGGCACTGACCATACAGATCAAGGTCGCGAATTTCTATGAGGAGGTCGCGGCAAAAGTGGACCCAAAAGATGCAGCAGTATGGGTTGCTGATATCCTCAAAGGTGAACTCAATTACCGTGACACAGATGTGGATGCATTCAAAGTGGACGACATTGTTGAGATTATCAGCCTTGTTAAACAGGACAAGATCACAGAGCAAAGCGGCGTGCAGATAATCCGCACGATACTTGACGAAGGAGGCAAACCTCAGGACATAGTTGTCTCAAAAGGTCTGCTCAAGGTCGAGGATGACATCGTTGCAAAGGCAGTGGAAGAAGCGATCGCTGAAAGTCCTGAAGCTGTGGCAGATTACCTTGCAGGAAAGGAAAAGTCCCTCAACTTCATTGTTGGCAAGGTCATGCAGAAGACAAAAGGACGCGCTGATGCCCGCGAAGCCAGAGAGAAAGTTCTTGCCAGGATCAACAAGTGAATCCGGCAGTATCAGATAATCATACTTTGGGAATGACGGGGCATTTGCCCCGCATGATCTTTTTAAATTCCATACAGACTTTGAGGACCAGAAACTTCACTTAAGGTCATGCTGGGATTCCACGTTTGCCAGGAATGCTTCGCCGCGCGGAGTTAGATAGTACTCAGCCCTGCCCTCCTTTTCCTCTTTTTCGATATAGAGGGTGTCCACAAGCAAACCCAGGTCGAATTTTGCATGCATGTCATCCAGTTTGAACTCTTCCTTTATTCTCTCGTAACTCATCCTGCCTTCTTCGCCAAGCTTTTTCATAATATTCCTGCGCATGGGATTCTGGAGTGCTTTTAGTCCTGCTTTATGGTCCTCGGTGGGGTTCGCTTTGAGCTTCCCTTCTTTTTTTGCCTTCTCATACCATTCCTGTCTTCGTTTCATCAGTTCTTCGTCAACCATAACAATCAATCATTATTAATGATGATATTGATAAATAAGCTTTGCTTAAGAAAGGATTGAGAATAAATCTTAGAAAGCGGATTTGCAGTAAGTATGTGTAGTTCGGTCCTATAGGTGCCTGTTGGCAAAACAATTATATGTTTTGACCTTCATGTAAGCAGCCTATCATTATTCTAATCTATCATATTTACAATAAATCACGATAATACAGGTGAAGATCATGGCAAGATTCCCAGAAGCTGAAAACAGAATACTGAACAAGAAGATATGTATGAAATGTAATGCACGCAATGCAAGCCGTGCAACCAGATGCAGGAAATGCAGCAGCGAAAGCCTGCGTCCAAAATCCAAGGAAGCCAAGGGTGGCTGATCGTTCTTGATCCAAGTGGAAAAGTACCTGAACGAGATCGCGGAACGCGAGGGTACAGTTCACTTGACACTTATCGACCCGGCATCCCAGTCTCCTGAAGCAGCAGCAGAGATAGCTTTTGCTGCGACAATGGGAGGTACGGATGCTATCATGGTCGGCGGTTCCACAGGAGCCGGTGGAGTGCTGCTTGACCAGACACTCCTTAAGATAAAAGAACGTACAGATAAGCCAACAATACTTTTCCCGGGGAACGCCTCAGGCGTCAGCAGGTATGCAGATGCAATACTCTTCATGAGCCTCCTGAACTCCAGGGATATAAATTTCATAACTACGAGCCAGGCAATGGGAGCACCCCTTGTCTATAAGAGCGGTATCGAGCCTATTTCGATGGCATATATCATAGTAGAGCCCGGCGGAACTGTAGGGTGGGTAGGGGATGCAAAGCTCATTCCAAAGAACAAGCCGGAAATAGCGGTTGCCTATGCACTTGCAGGAAAATATATGGGGATGCATTATACATACCTTGAGGCAGGCTCCGGGGCCGGCGAGCCGATAAGACCTGAGATGATAGCTGCTGTCAAGCACGTTCTTGGAGACAACAAGCTTATTGTCGGCGGAGGCATACGTGATGGTGCAACTGCAAAGCAGTGCGCAGCTGCTGGCGCGGACATGATCGTCACTGGCACGGTGGTTGAAAATAGCTCAAATGTCACCGCAAAGATCGAAGAACTGGTATCAGCCATCAAGACCTGATATCCAGCTACGATTTTCCTTTTTTGCTCCTATTCTCATTAATTCTCATCAGAGGTTTTGACAATGCTTAAAGTATCCGACATCGTAAAGGAATATGACTCCTGTAGTGGTAAAAGGCGTGTTCTGGACAGCATCGGTTTTGCTGTTGCAGATGGGGAGATACTTGGAATAACAGGAAAAAGTGGCAGTGGTAAGACCACTCTTTTAAAGATTCTTCGGGGTATAGAGACTTTCGATCAGGGAGCAATTGAACTCGACGGAAGAAAAGTGACCCTGCAGTCCGGAGAAGAGGGAATGAGGTACCTCCAGTCCGTAAGTGCTATCCACCTGCAGCGTAACTTCGGACTGTGGAACGGACCTGCTTTTGAGAACATAGTCCGCCGGCTGAATGCACTGGAGACAGGAGATGAAAGCCTTCCCGAGCCGGAATCTCCTATGTATGACAAGCTTAAGGAAGAAGCCATGGAGTACATGAGACTCGTGGGACTTGAAAGCAAAGCACTCCATTCTGCGAACCTTCTCAGCGGAGGCGAGAAGCAAAGGCTCATACTCGCCCGCCAGCTTGCAGCAAAGCCTCGCATGTTGCTACTCGATGAACCGGTCACCATGACAGGACCGGGCACGAAACAGGAGATACTTGATGTAATAAAGGATCTCAAAGGAAAACTTAGCATACCTATTATTGTAGTATCACATCTTCCGGAAGTACACCTTTACCTTTGCGACCGGGTCGCATATCTTGAAGACGGAAAGATAATAGAGGTAGGAAAGCCTGAAAGTGTGCTCCGGCATTTCCTAAAGGGCCTTAATGAGCAGGAAGGACTTGCTCAGGTGAATAAAAAGGAACCTATCATAAAGGTAAAGAACCTCTCAAACCGCTTTTCCCTCTTAAGGGTTGGCGAAGTACTCAAATTCACAGACCTCTCCCTTGATATTAATAAAGGAGAAATCACGGCGCTCATAGGCCAGTCAGGTGCGGGCAAGACCACCCTTCTTAAGATGATAGAAGGTTTAAGAGTTCCAAAGGAAGGAGATATCTCTTACCTTCACGAAGGTCAATGGACCAATATATTGAAATATTCCAGGCAGCGTGCTGACCTGCGCAAGAAGATCAGCATCATGCACCAGGAATTCACGCTTTCTCCAAATTCCACCGTGCGGGAGCAGATGGCTTTCAGGCTCCGCCTCAAAGGTAAGAGGTCACTGGAATATGCCAGGGAAAAAGCCGCCGAGCTTGGGATATCGGACAAGGCATTGGATACCCTTTACAGCCTTCCCGATCTCTCGGAGGATGAGAAGGACCTGCTGATGAAGCAGATGAACCTGACAGTGGACATATATTCCCGGCTTTTCCCGCATATCACAAAAGAAGATGTGGACGGATACGCACAAGATATCTTCGCTGCACTTGACCTCCCCTTAGAGATACTGGACAAGACACCTTACCAGATAAGCGGCGGGGAACATGTGCGCGCATACATTGCCCTTGCGCTCATAACCTATCCGGAGATACTTATACTCGATGAACCGTTCGGGGACCTTGACCCTGTAACTCTCAGGGATGTGACCAACTCCCTCAAGAGAATAAACAGCAAAATGGACACTACTATCGTACTTGTGAGCCACCACATGGACTTTGTCAGAGAGGTCGCGCACAGAGCGATACTGGTCGACAACGCAAAGATAATAATGGACGGGAAACCTGAAGAGGTCTGTGACAGGCTTGTTGAGATGAGTGATGCCAGGTACCTTGATCATGACCTGAAGGAACTGGCAAGCTGAAACTTCCCGCTCATTCCTTTCATATTTTTTTAAGCTTCTTTTAACAGACGCAGAATAAGATATTTATCATAACACCTACCAATTAATCACTGGAGGTTTAGAATTGAGAGATATGACAGAATTATGGAAAAAAGCCACCCTGTTTGGCATTGGTATGTGGGCCCTCACTGAAGAGAAGATTCAGGATTTCACTGATGAGCTGATCGAAAACGGTGAAATGAGGAAGGAAGAAGGCAAGAAATTCGTACGCGAACTGGTAGACGAGCAGAAAAAGCAGAAAGAAGAACTGGAAAACAGAATCACTGCCAGAGTACAGGATACCTTCAAGAAGGCCGATTATGCAACCAGGGACGAAGTAAAAGACCTCAAAGAAATGATGATCGGGCTGGAAAGCAAGATAGATATGCTTGTAAACAGGGAAAAGGCAATGCATGAACAAGAGGCATCTTCAACTTTAAGTAAAGAGGAAAAAGATATTTAATATGAATATCAGGTATATGGAGGAGGGAATATGGTCGTCAGTAAAGGTGAGAACCTATTCCTTATTTTTGCTAAATTCATCTATTCCCTGACGCAGGGACCACAGGCAAGTCCTGAAAAGTCTGAAACTGAAATTGCAAGCTGGAGCATCCTGCCCGAGAATCCAAATGCAGGAGATGTCCTGATAATTCAGGGTAAGACAGAACCCGATAAGGCGATGGACATCGAGGTCTCATTTTCAAGAGATGTGATTGTCAGGGACGGCTCTTACGAGTATAGTTTTGAGGGGATCAGGATACCCAAGGGCAGGAACCGTTTTGTGGTCAAATCCAGGCAGGTGAGGGATCTCAATTTCATAGTAAAGATGTTCATCGATTTTAAAAGGAGTTTTGATGCGAATGGAGGCGTTGCCGAATTTGCGGAAGATAACGTTCCTCACGGGACATACGACATACTCATCAATGGGGAAGCTCAGGAAGGCGAAAAGAAGGTTAGGCTGGATTTCATAGCCATGCAGGCCGTAAACTCGGACAGCGAGGGCAACTTTAATCACAGCTACGGAACAGACGCGCTTCCTGTAGGTGATTTCACCGTAAGCCTTGGGTACTCAGAAAAGAAGATAACTTTAGGACCTGCAAAGTGACATCAAATAAAAAGGGAGTGATATCAGACTCCCTTTGAGCTCATAAGTTTAATGAAATCAGTAGATTCCATTACCGGGCAACTCTCTATATAGCAAATGTCAGACCAGGGCAGATTGAATTCTGCAAATGCCTTAGCATCGTTGGTCTCGTACAGTATGAAATATCTTCCGCCGGAAAGGTCTACCCACTGGTTCATGACGTTTACGCCCGCC
Encoded proteins:
- a CDS encoding transcriptional regulator, TrmB; translation: MNELIESLQQLGLTSYEAKALIALTQYGSGTAADIHALSGIPRSAVYGVITKLKDRGIIETQNTKPMRYKSIPPDRVIDILKEDYEKAIRYSQEQLEDIYRAVAGNTEEDAVWNINGVKNVNDKIVQMLESARKEVIFASSYQPLNRVIKVYPIMESLKDTVQKKINEGVKVKLTGRNKSWIADISKQFPGIEARAYDTESSHPLKGGILVVDDREILVLSVKDDGIPLNLTATWYNGKEQVHIFRHFIEAEWDTSSPVDIKR
- the gatC gene encoding aspartyl/glutamyl-tRNA amidotransferase subunit C is translated as MITKEKVEHIGWLARIEIGEKESDAYAEKLNSVLDYFGQLDEVDTDGVEPTYHVMDVVNVFRKDEVRESLPQEEVLVNTEHRQEGNFKAPRIM
- the gatA gene encoding aspartyl/glutamyl-tRNA amidotransferase subunit A, whose translation is MAAWTDISGIKQRIEASSAEEITASYLETIGKSRINGFTTVWDKALEVARGIDKDGNSGPMAGVPIAIKENISTTGLSTTCSSKILQGYVPPYDAHVIEKLKAAGAVILGKTNMDEFAMGTSTESSCYGPTLNPWDTGRVPGGSSGGSAAVVAAGEAPLSLGSDTGGSVRCPAAFCGVVGLKPTYGAVSRYGLISYANSLEQIGPMATTVADIAILMDVIGGYDHRDSTSIKKENTYVDSLKDDVKGLKIGVPEEYFGEGIDEGVKKAVWDAIGKYEDMGASWKKVSMPHTKYALASYYIIAMSEASSNLARFDGTRYGLRVEGETWHIMASKTRAQGFGEEVKRRILLGTYALSAGYHDKYYLKALKVRTLVKQDFDRALTDVDVLMAPTMPTPAFKIGEKIDDPLSLYLADVNTVPVNLAGVPSISVPCGFADGLPVGLQIIGKPFDENTILQAAYSFEQNTDHHTKRPGEVA
- the gatB gene encoding aspartyl/glutamyl-tRNA amidotransferase subunit B, coding for MVYDNPDGVRIGLEVHVQLNKLNTKLFCGCSTDYHDDEPNTHVCPVCLGLPGSLPVINEKAVEFAMKIGLALNCEIVGQTQFHRKNYYYPDLPKGFQTTQYDYPIASRGKVIIEGEDGERVIGVTRAHMEEDPGRLQHIGSIEKSKGTFINYNRSGMTLIEIVSDPDMRSPKEARRYLDKLRSILDYLDVFNGDLEGAMRVDANVSVFGGNRVEVKNISSFKGAERALLYEIMRQKNHVRRGGKIVLETRHFDEARGVTISMRTKEEEHDYRYFPEPDLVPMRVADKVPDILKTLPELPDAKRERFNSQYGIADMHARALTIQIKVANFYEEVAAKVDPKDAAVWVADILKGELNYRDTDVDAFKVDDIVEIISLVKQDKITEQSGVQIIRTILDEGGKPQDIVVSKGLLKVEDDIVAKAVEEAIAESPEAVADYLAGKEKSLNFIVGKVMQKTKGRADAREAREKVLARINK
- a CDS encoding 50S ribosomal protein L40E; amino-acid sequence: MARFPEAENRILNKKICMKCNARNASRATRCRKCSSESLRPKSKEAKGG
- a CDS encoding geranylgeranylglyceryl phosphate synthase-like protein: MIQVEKYLNEIAEREGTVHLTLIDPASQSPEAAAEIAFAATMGGTDAIMVGGSTGAGGVLLDQTLLKIKERTDKPTILFPGNASGVSRYADAILFMSLLNSRDINFITTSQAMGAPLVYKSGIEPISMAYIIVEPGGTVGWVGDAKLIPKNKPEIAVAYALAGKYMGMHYTYLEAGSGAGEPIRPEMIAAVKHVLGDNKLIVGGGIRDGATAKQCAAAGADMIVTGTVVENSSNVTAKIEELVSAIKT
- a CDS encoding ABC transporter-like protein; the protein is MLKVSDIVKEYDSCSGKRRVLDSIGFAVADGEILGITGKSGSGKTTLLKILRGIETFDQGAIELDGRKVTLQSGEEGMRYLQSVSAIHLQRNFGLWNGPAFENIVRRLNALETGDESLPEPESPMYDKLKEEAMEYMRLVGLESKALHSANLLSGGEKQRLILARQLAAKPRMLLLDEPVTMTGPGTKQEILDVIKDLKGKLSIPIIVVSHLPEVHLYLCDRVAYLEDGKIIEVGKPESVLRHFLKGLNEQEGLAQVNKKEPIIKVKNLSNRFSLLRVGEVLKFTDLSLDINKGEITALIGQSGAGKTTLLKMIEGLRVPKEGDISYLHEGQWTNILKYSRQRADLRKKISIMHQEFTLSPNSTVREQMAFRLRLKGKRSLEYAREKAAELGISDKALDTLYSLPDLSEDEKDLLMKQMNLTVDIYSRLFPHITKEDVDGYAQDIFAALDLPLEILDKTPYQISGGEHVRAYIALALITYPEILILDEPFGDLDPVTLRDVTNSLKRINSKMDTTIVLVSHHMDFVREVAHRAILVDNAKIIMDGKPEEVCDRLVEMSDARYLDHDLKELAS